The Haloferax volcanii DS2 DNA segment TCGATGCGGAATACACTCCGCTGGAGGCCGCGCGAGACGAGGTCGAAGAGACCGCCGTGCACGTCTCCTCGTTCACCGGCGTCGGCCATCCCGGGACGTCCACGTGGGCGAACCCCGACGGGGGACGGGGAGAGGCGAACATCCTGGCGACGCACATCTCTCGCGGTATCTCCGACGGGACGTTCGCCGACGAGAACGGAGACCCGCTCGGGATCACCGTCCTGTTCAGGCGCAAATCGAGGATGAGCGATTACGATGCCGCGTTCGAAGCGGAGGGGCTCCGCGTCCGAAACGCGAGCGAGAACCTCTTCGACTGCCCCGCAGTTCGGGCCGTGTTCGACGTCTGTGACTGGCTCGTCGATTCGGCTTCGCCGGAGGGGACGAGGCGACTCGTCACGGAGTCGGGTCTCGGCCTCGAATCTCTCGAAGGGATCTTCGAAGCGAACGCGTGGAGTGTCGATCGCGTGCTCGACAGCGCAGACGAGGGCGCTCTCACCGAAGCCCAAAGAGAAACGCTCGCGGCGCTTCGTCGGCTCCGCGACCGCCGCGACGTCTTCGAGACGTTCCCCGCTCGGACGTACGTCGAGGAGGTCGTCGGAGCCCTCGCGCTCAGGGCGGACCCTCACGGTGACTTCGGAGACGTCGATCCCGCGCAGCGGGTCGCAAACGCGGACGCGCTCGTCGAGACGATAGCGCAGTGGGCGGGTGACGAGCACCACTCTCTCCCCGATCTACTGGACCTCGTCGAGCCGTTCCGAGAGGAACCGGACGCCGGGCCGACACGGCCGAGTTCCGTCGACGCCGATTACGACGTGCTCTTCCAGACGGTGCATCGCGCCAAGGGCGACCAGGACGACGTCGTCGTTATCGCGGACCCAGGGTTCAATATCTGGACCCAGGGCCCCCACGCCCAGCGCTTCGTCGCACAGGGCAACATCGCGGGGCTCGCGCCGCCGACGGACGCGAGCGCTCCCACCGACGTCACGATCCCGCCCTTCGACGGTGGGCTGTACGACCCGAGCGACGGGTGGCAGCGCGACGTCGGGCTCCGTTGGGCGACCGCTCGATGGCGTGATACGGCTGTCCCCACTGCAGATCCCGACGTCCTCGTCGGTCCTCCGAGACTCCGCCGGTTGGCCGAGAACGAGCGGGCCGAGTCCTGGCGGCTGCTGTACGTCGCGCTCACGCGTGCGATGGACCACTTGATGATCCCGTTACCGAGGACTTTTCCCGGGGGACGCCCGCGAGACCGCTGGCTCGACTCGATCCGTGACGGGCTCCGCTTCCCGGACGGGTGTACAGAGACGTACACGCTCGCGCCGATCGAGTCGGACCCGAACAGCGAGCGGATACGGATCGGCGTCAACGACGCCGACCTGCTGGCCCGTCGGCACAGGAAGGGGAGCTCGACGCCGCTTCCCGAGGTCGCCGTGAGAGCTCCCATCTCCGATCGACTGGCTCCGTGGGTTCCTCGTTTCGTCAACCCGAGCACGATGTATCCCCTCACGAAGGACAAGGACCGATACGCGCTCGCTCACCTGCTCGGAGAACCGCTCCACACCGAGACGAACGACGTCGCGGAGGACCTGCCACTCGTCTTCGAGCGGATGGGCCCCGACGAGGTCGGGTCCTGCGTGCACGGGGTACTGACCGAACTCGTCAAACGCGAGGTGTCGGAGCGCGCCGTCCGATCGATGGGCGACGAGGTCAGAGACGTGTTCGACGAGGTCGTTCACGAACGCGAACCGGGTATCGGCGTCGACGAGCGGGACGGGCTGTTCGCCTTCTTCTCGGATGTGCTCGACGATTTCTTGGAATCCGACCTCTGGGCGCGGATCGCGGAGGCGGAGACCGTCGTCGTCGAGCGCCCCGTCGACGGACTCGTGTCGCTCGGGGACGTCGAGATCGAAGTCCACGGCGAGGCGGACTTCCTCACCGTGTCTCCCTCGGGTGAGATTCACGTCACCGACGTGAAGGCGTCCCTGACCGATCTGACCGAGGAGACCCGACGCCGGTACGAACTACAGGTAGCCGCCTACGGATACCTCTTCGACCGGCAAGAGGCATCGGCGGAGCCGGTGCGACGGACCGTCGAGACGTTCGGCGCGACGCGCGAGACCGTCTCGTCGTCGTGGTCGCCGTCGATCGTCGAACGCCGGTTGTCCATGCTCACGGACGATTGACCGGTACATGACCGATAAGGAAATCGAGATTTCGGAAATCACGATTTCTAAATCCGTGCCATCGGCCCGGTACGGTCTCTGAGGGCGAACGTTCGGGAGACGGCTCTCTCCGAGCGTGGACCCCTTCACCTGGAGTCGGAGTTCCTGCTCCGTACTGATCTCAGCCAGCCGAATACGTCCTTCAGTAATCCGGTTTCGGGCGGTCGTGGACTTATGACCGTTCGGAAGAATTAGCGTGTATGACCGAATCGGACCCCGCGGAACTCCCACCGCCGAACGAGGGGACGCCGCCGCTCGACGCCGCGGTCGCGGTGGAGTGGTGGTTCGAGTTCGAGGAGGACGGACGGCCGAAGCTCGACACGTTCCACGGCTTTCACGACGCCGAGAAGATCGCGGACGGAGATCTTCCGGAAGTCGAAGACAGCGAGGTAGTCACCGCGACCGGTGCCCCCGTCGATTCGAACGGTGCGCTCGAAGGGGACGCGGGAGACCCCCGCCACGTGTTCCTCACGCATCGAGAGGCGCTTTCGCGCGGTATCGACCCGTGTACCAGTTGTTTCCCGCGGTACGCGACCGACCGTCGTATCGAGAGGGAGCGAGGAGACGACGGGCTCCTCACCGAACCGGGCGTCGAGGGTGTCGTGTTCAAGCTCTCCACCCGGTACGACTTGGAGTCCGACTGGACCGTCGATTCGCTTCACGATTCATACACGTCGATGCTGTACCGCGCTCGCGCGGTTCGTAAACACGCCGGGTCCGCCGGTGGGCGGCTTCGCGTCTCGTACATGCCGATTCGGCGGTGTGACTACGCGTCGTTCGAGCAGGCGATGGCCGCGGAGCCGTCGATGGCACACGTGTCCAAGCTCAGGTCGATACAGCCCGACGAACTGCCAGCAGTTCGTGATCGATTCGGCGACGACGCGCTTCGAACGCAGGTCGTCCACGAGCACCGCGTCACGGACACGGCCGACACGAGACCGCCGATACTCCACGAGTCGGAGAGTCCGCCCTGTGGATACGAACGCGATTCGCCCCTCTGGGGCGGGGAAGAGGACGAAGAGATTCGGGAGATGTTCGAGGATGTCCGACCGACGGTCGCCGACGTCATCGAACAGGGTAACGTGGTCCGGTTCTGTGAGACGTGTTTCCCGGAGCTCGCGTCGTGGGACGAGGACGCTATGGACGAGTAGTTCCCTCGACCGCTCCCGTCCGATAGAAGAGCGCACCTCGTTTCCTGACTTCAGCCTTCCGGGCACCTGGTTTCCTTACTGGGGGTTTTGGAACACCTCGTTTCCTCACTGAGGGTAGACCCCGTTTCCGCACTGGGAGGATTTCGAGCGCTTAACGTCCTTCTGAAGACACCACCTCGTTTCCGCACTGGGTGTTTTCCGGACACCACATTTCCGCACTGAAGGTGACCCCGTTTCCGCACTGGATGTTCTGGGGCACATCATTTCCGCACTGAGGCCTCACCTCGTTTCCTCACTGGGACATCGAGTTTGAGCGCACGATCACACCTTCAGCAGATGGTCGTAGATTCGCTCGGTCGTCTGGATGCTCCTGTGACGAAGGCGATTACGAACGTCGTAGAGCGAGTTCCCTTCCTCTTCGTTCATCATCCGGTAGGCGACGCCGTGCCGGAGGGCGTGCGGCGTGACGTCGCCGGGAGTCCCCCTACTCCCATCAAGCCTGAAGGGGCGAATCTCCGCCTTTTCGGCTATTTTGTGGATCATATTACGGACACCCTGTTCGGAGATGCGATCGGAAGAGCGCGATGGAAAGAGCGCCGGTGTGTCCTTCCACCGGTTGGTGAGATACGAAGACAGCAGTCGCGTGGTGTCGTCGGAGCATTCGAGCGTGACCGGCGGCGGCGAGTGCTCGTTGGGGTAGTCCTTCTGGACCTCGGTCGGCAGGTAGAGTTCCGAGTTGTCGTTGCGAAGGAACTCGACGTCGACGCGGACGAGTTCGCCGACGCGGAGTCCCGTGTCGTACATCGCGGTCACGATGGCTTCGTTGCGTTGCTGTAGGTACTCAGCACCGGTCGTGTAACACGCCGAGCGGAGCGCCTCGACTTGGTCGGGTGTCACCCACACTTTCGCTCGAACTTTGGAGTTTGCATATTCGCTCATCCTGGCACATTCATCTTATAAAGGGTAACGCTCCAAACCCCTTTGAACTTTGGAGTCTACAAGAAGATTCCAAAGTTCAGTATGTCTCCGCTGGATAAGAAAGAACACCGCGCCGAAAAAGAGGACATCCACATAGCCTGTCCAGACGAAAGAGTGGACTAGTTGAATCAACCATCAACTTTCCGGGAAAGACACCATGGATCACCACGCCAGAAAATTCAAAAGAAACAGACAGGTTCGACGATCGTTTGAGCCGTCACTGTCTGGCGCTTGAAGGACGGTAGCCATGCTGGCTTGAACGTAATCCCGGTTGGAGGGTAAATCCCTCAGGGTATATCACCGTACGTCTTAGGACCATTGGTGTTCGGTTAAGCACTGGATCGCCTCCTGAAGGCCTCAGCTACTCGTTCGTTGAGTAAGAGCCGCGATTTCTCTGGTTGGCGGGCGTCACGAAACAGCAGTTCCGACAGGTTCGGCGGTGGATGGCCGAACGACTGGGCCAGATCTTCGAGCATGAGCTGGGCGAGAGACCGGAAGGTCTTCGCCCAGCGTTCTCGCGGAAACACTGTCTCTGGGAACAGCTCCTGAAACACCCCGAGCAAGGCTCTGCTGACCGTCAGCGTCAGCAGAGCCGCCACCACTAACAGCTCCACGATCGCTGGATCACTCGTCTGGAATTTCTCCAGCCCATACAGCGACTTCAGTTCCCGGAACACCAACTCCACTTCCCACCGCAACCCGTACAGCGCCCCGACCTGCCTTGGAGTGAACTCATCGGGCAGATTCGTCACGTACAGGTGGTAGTCGTCGGTGTCCTCGTTGCGGACACCGACGACGCGAAACTCCATCGAATCCGTTGATTCCTTCCCAGCGTATGCCCGCCGTTTGAACTCGATCTCTACCGTTACGTCGATGATCTCCCGACTGAGATCTTCCAGAACGTCCCGAAGACGACGCTCTGGCAAGGAAATGGCGCGCCCGCGCCATTTCCGTCGCTCTCCAACGATCAACGGATTCGCGTTCGACTTCAGCCGACTCAGGAAGAACCCGCCGTTCTCCTCGATCAACGCGAAGCGGCGGAAACTGTAGAAGCCCAGATCGAACAGTAACAGCCGGCCTCGTAGCCAACTCCCGGTGCGGAGTTGGCTGCTCTCGTGGGTGCGTTCATCGGTGAGCTGGAACTGCTCGATCGTCTGCTTGGTCGCGTTCTGCACGAGGTGGAGTTTCGCGCCGGATTGACCCGAGTGAGTGGCTGGAAACGAATCGAGGAGCCGATGCAACCTGAACACGGTTGCATCGGCGATCAGTACGTCTCGAAACAGCTCGAACTGTGGCGCGATCGTGTGAGGAACCGCGACCTCCTCGAGAGCGTGCTCGAGGAGGTCGTTCAACAGTGCTGCGAGGGCCGGCGTGAACCGATCGTAGAAGCTTGAGCGGGCAACGGTCTGGTTGGTTGCTGCGGAGTACGCCCGTTGAAAGCCGGCGATAGTTCGGGCTTCGCCGTCGACGGCGAAGCCCATGATGAGCGTCCAGACGAGCATCGTGATGTCGATTTTCCGGTCACGCTGGACGACATCGCGCTCGCGCGCGATGTCTTCGATTAGCTCGGTGGGAAACAGGGAAGTCAACCGTCGTCGTATGAGATCCGGGGAGAGTTGGTTTAGCACATTCTCTCCCCACGCGGTCTACAACGATAGCTTCGTCACTAGAGCGCCGTCTGTCGGTTTCTCCGCTTAACCGAACACGGATGGTCTTAGGACGATACACCCCCCTGAGCGGAGTGTCTACAGACCGATTCGCAAGTTCATATCTCCGTAGACACTCTCTAAGGAGTGTAGAAAGTGTCTACGGTCTTTGAGAAAACATCAATATATTGATAAACATCCCGGAAATGTACATTGAAAAATGCACGATCTATTTGGAATCGTAGGACGGCAAGGGGAGACGTTTCTGAAAATCCTCTGTATGTGTGAGAATTTTTAGTTTATCTGGGTCGAATTTGAGTGGAGTCCGCTAATCCGCAGGTCAACCCATGCAACGAAATCACGATGATCTGTTTGGAACCAAAAGACGGCGATAGATCCGTCCATCACATTGATTTCTGCACGCATTCTTTGGGATCGAAAGACGGCGGAGAGGCGGAAAGAAAGTTCCATTTCCCGGCCGAACTCCGCTTGTGCGGCTACTTTCGGTGTCAATCCTGATTTGACCCTTCTGGACGTGATTGTAGTCAGATCTCTGAACTTTTACCTACATTGAAATCCGCACGATTGATTCGTAATCCGGAGACAGGGCTCACTTCACGCTTCGCTGTGAAATCGACACGATCCGTTGGGAATCGCTATCCCGCAGCTCGGGTACCGGATCTCGACGTGGCATCGGAATACTGATGATTGAGATGATAGGTTCCTAAACCACGGATCTCCCGGGTACTACCGGCGAATACTCACATTGAATTTCGTACGACTTCTTCGTGTGGCAAGTAGAAGCGCCAGCATCCCCAGCTAGCGGTGTTTGAATTTCTGCCATTCGTGTCCGATATTTGTCTGGACATAATTCTATCATATAATCGAATAACTCTCTCGAATACCATTATAGAACTCGCACAACTGCTGATTGGACATATAACATAGATGTGCATTCTTATCAAGAGTTTTGACGGATTCAATGAGGAATCTGATAGCTTGTCCGAGCAGACCGGAGTTGGAGGGGTTCTAGCCGATCATCGAATTTGAAATACCAACAGAGAGTGTTCTGAAAATATGTTCTCTGCTGGTATGCAGAGTCGGTGGTCGCGGTTGGGTGGTTCGATGCGCTTAGTCGAACGCCCCATCTTCGACGTCCGGAACCCCCCGAACGGATTGACGCGACGGATGTCTCAATGGCTTCCTTCTCTGTTTGGTCGGCTGCACTGGTCCGGTCTATGCCGCGCAGTCACTCTGCACCGGAGTTCGACTCCGTGGTCTTGAGACGCAGCGTGTCGCCGTCGCGTTCGATGACCTGCTTATCGAGGAGGCGGGTGATCGCATCGGTCACCGCCCGTTCGTCACCGTCCGAAAGCGACCGCACGTTCGACAGGACGAAGGACCGAATCGAACTCGTTTCGCGCCTCCCGTCGTCGATCGCCCCCAGAACGAAGTACTCGGCCTCGAATTCGGTTGCGAATTCCGAAACGCGTTCTGTGAACGACACCGGTAACCCGGATAGCATCTGCACCGCGGTCTCGATAGCGAACAGCGGGTGGGATCGATCGCGGATGTGTCGCGCCTCCGTCGAACCCGAATTGAACGGGCGCTGCTTCTCGATCTCCTCCAGGATCGACTCGTACTCCAGCCCGCGTTGCGCGTACAATCGCATGTCCTCGATGTCCCGCCGCCTTCCGCTCCCCAAGTCACCGCCTGAGACGGCTTTCAGCAGGAACATGTCTTCGTCGGAGAGTACGTACGCCGTCGCGTGCTCGCCGACCCAGAACTCCTCCGCCCGCTCGTGCATCCGAGTCGTGATCCACACCTTCCCGACTACCTGCCGTTCGAACAGGTCGATTCGGAGCCCTCGCTCGGGATGACGCGTCTCGACCGTTTCCCGACGCCGTCGAAGGGCTCGGTGGGCTCGTCAATCACCTCGAACCCGTTCCGTTGCAACGCCTCGTACACGTGCTCGAATTCGGTCGTCACGGCGAGGGCCAAGTCGATGTCCTCGGTCTGGGCTTTGAGTCCCCGAACCGTCATCGCCGACCCGCCCAGTAGGTACACGTCGACGGGTTCCGAGAGCCATTCGTCGAACTCGGACAGGAACTCCCTGATGGCGTCGCCGCCGCTGAAGACCGCCATTCAGGCGACCCCGTACTGGTCTTTCAGCGCCGCGTACTCTCCGGGACTCGGTAAGCGAACTCCTCCCTCATCGCCCGCCTCGATGTCCTCGTCGATGAAAGCGTACATCTGAGAGATCGTCTGCTCGACCCCGTACCAAGTCGCGGTCTCAGTGAGCGCTTCCCGATCGATCTCTTCCTGTTCGATGAGGAGTAACGCGTAGCTCGTCCGCCGCGAGTCCGCGTCTAGAACGAGCGTGTGGCAGACGACATCCGCGGGGGTGAGAGGTACGTCCGGCGCGTACCAGAACGCCGGCTCGCCCGCGAGGAAGAACCGCAGGCCGTACGCCCGAAATCTCGCCAGCCCCGTCAGTTCCCAGTCTTCCGCGCTCTGGAGCGTGTCCGTGTCCTCCGGGTCGTGGACTCTGACCAGAGCCCGCTTCGGGTCGCACCACTCCACGGTCGCGCTGGGCGCGAGAGCGCGAACTCGGACTCGGTGTTCGTGCGCGACGACCGCGCGAGCGAATTCGAGCAGCGGTCGCAGGTCGTCGGCGAGCGCGTATTCCGGCCCTGCCGGATCTAACATCGCCCGGTTCTTCAGCGGTGAGAGGGCTTTGTGAACGGCCTGTCTCGTGATCCCCAGGCGGTCGGCGATCGCCGTGACGCGACGCGGTTCGTCGAGGAACCAACAGACGCGTATCGTCGCGGGAGAGAGGAGCTCAGGCCATTCGACGTGTCCGAGTTTCGAGGCGAGACGGCGGTACGCTTCGACGACCGGATCGTCCGTCGCTCTCACGACGCGCTGGTTGTGATGGCCGCGCGTCTCGCGTACCAGGCCCGCCTCGATCATCTCGTCGACGACGCGATAGACTTGCTTCCTGCTGTTCCCCGTGTCCGCCGCGAGTTCCTGAGCGGTGGCTTCCCGACCGGTGGAGAGCGCGTCGAGAACAGCGATTCCGGTCTTCGAGAGCATATTTGTAAACTATATTGTCCGAACACTCAAAAGTGTTCCCACGGTTTGGTTTACGATTTGGCCCTTAGTCTGAGCGTGCTCCCGGTACGGGAAAGGGCTCGATTGCGTCACGCGCCAGCTCAGACCGCGCGCTCGGAGCTTCGGCAGTGTTCCCCGAACGGGCACGTCTCGCACTGCGGAGTGCGTGCGGTGCAGACGTCGGCCGCGAAGTCCAACATAGCGTGCTGGAAATCGCTCCCGCGTCGAGAGGGAGCGAGCGCGTCGGCGAGATGTGGGAGAACTTCCGAGTCCGGGGGTAAGTCGAAGAAGCGAGATATCAGACGCCGAACGTTCGTGTCCACCGCCGCGATGTCCTCGTCGAACGCGTGTATCAGTACCGAGCGTGCAGTGTAATCTCCGACGCCGTGGAGTTCCAGTAGGTCGGCATATCGGCGAGGGACGTCGCCCGAGTGCCGCGCGATCAACTGCTGTGAGGTCCGTCGAATGAACTCCGCTCGTTTCGCCAGACCGAGCGGAGCGATTCGTCGTTCGATCGCCTCCGGGCTCGCGGCGACGACGGTTTCGGGCGACGGGTACCGCGCGACTATCGGGAGGTACGCACCAGAGACTGACGCGGCGGTCGTTCGCTGAAGCAGTATCTCCGCGATCAGGATCTCGAACGCCGACCGGCCGGGCTCGCGCCAGGGTAGCCGATGCCGGCCGTTCTCTTCGTGCCAAGCAAGTAGTGGTCCGACGAACGACTGCTGAGGGTTCAACACGTGACGCTCTGCCGCGTCATCGATGAAATACGTTCGTCGGGGACGTCGGTAGTTCGATTCTCC contains these protein-coding regions:
- a CDS encoding winged helix-turn-helix domain-containing protein → MLSKTGIAVLDALSTGREATAQELAADTGNSRKQVYRVVDEMIEAGLVRETRGHHNQRVVRATDDPVVEAYRRLASKLGHVEWPELLSPATIRVCWFLDEPRRVTAIADRLGITRQAVHKALSPLKNRAMLDPAGPEYALADDLRPLLEFARAVVAHEHRVRVRALAPSATVEWCDPKRALVRVHDPEDTDTLQSAEDWELTGLARFRAYGLRFFLAGEPAFWYAPDVPLTPADVVCHTLVLDADSRRTSYALLLIEQEEIDREALTETATWYGVEQTISQMYAFIDEDIEAGDEGGVRLPSPGEYAALKDQYGVA
- a CDS encoding HhH-GPD family protein, translated to MLNPQQSFVGPLLAWHEENGRHRLPWREPGRSAFEILIAEILLQRTTAASVSGAYLPIVARYPSPETVVAASPEAIERRIAPLGLAKRAEFIRRTSQQLIARHSGDVPRRYADLLELHGVGDYTARSVLIHAFDEDIAAVDTNVRRLISRFFDLPPDSEVLPHLADALAPSRRGSDFQHAMLDFAADVCTARTPQCETCPFGEHCRSSERAV
- a CDS encoding tyrosine-type recombinase/integrase, coding for MSEYANSKVRAKVWVTPDQVEALRSACYTTGAEYLQQRNEAIVTAMYDTGLRVGELVRVDVEFLRNDNSELYLPTEVQKDYPNEHSPPPVTLECSDDTTRLLSSYLTNRWKDTPALFPSRSSDRISEQGVRNMIHKIAEKAEIRPFRLDGSRGTPGDVTPHALRHGVAYRMMNEEEGNSLYDVRNRLRHRSIQTTERIYDHLLKV
- a CDS encoding IS4-like element ISHvo12 family transposase, whose protein sequence is MLNQLSPDLIRRRLTSLFPTELIEDIARERDVVQRDRKIDITMLVWTLIMGFAVDGEARTIAGFQRAYSAATNQTVARSSFYDRFTPALAALLNDLLEHALEEVAVPHTIAPQFELFRDVLIADATVFRLHRLLDSFPATHSGQSGAKLHLVQNATKQTIEQFQLTDERTHESSQLRTGSWLRGRLLLFDLGFYSFRRFALIEENGGFFLSRLKSNANPLIVGERRKWRGRAISLPERRLRDVLEDLSREIIDVTVEIEFKRRAYAGKESTDSMEFRVVGVRNEDTDDYHLYVTNLPDEFTPRQVGALYGLRWEVELVFRELKSLYGLEKFQTSDPAIVELLVVAALLTLTVSRALLGVFQELFPETVFPRERWAKTFRSLAQLMLEDLAQSFGHPPPNLSELLFRDARQPEKSRLLLNERVAEAFRRRSSA
- a CDS encoding UvrD-helicase domain-containing protein translates to MVSEEEATPDGPLRLKGAQREIRDEYFACDAGLFTLSCVPGSGKSATATHIAAEDLLRRYVDGDPTPELHVAVVSFNRDEAASIVPAVCERLRVIVEHELVPAASEVSEPELKYLLQRVRRAPFIGTIDSLLRGVLREVVHDVGFETMPSVGNEALLKRVHAECYDRISDDPACARRLERLEAAYPSGDHDAGVAEMLERALRYCRDRRLTTEAFRVELERTRDAVYGDGEPDSFEDVVSSVERCLGDYEAAGERARDSVSDVDRGRIVEADNALYHAWGARIEDLCETLSTYRETYRDAVREFGVLSHIDVSYLVDAYFGGEFEDFDRELRDHVLGKYRSRIRSLIVDEAQDVSAIQHAALSHLVTPEVRVLGCGDVLQGIYLWRHADPSLFESATTSGRYLGIDWDVHENRTAATTYRCVPAIASAVNTVAEPIFGDPARGNIGDLDAEYTPLEAARDEVEETAVHVSSFTGVGHPGTSTWANPDGGRGEANILATHISRGISDGTFADENGDPLGITVLFRRKSRMSDYDAAFEAEGLRVRNASENLFDCPAVRAVFDVCDWLVDSASPEGTRRLVTESGLGLESLEGIFEANAWSVDRVLDSADEGALTEAQRETLAALRRLRDRRDVFETFPARTYVEEVVGALALRADPHGDFGDVDPAQRVANADALVETIAQWAGDEHHSLPDLLDLVEPFREEPDAGPTRPSSVDADYDVLFQTVHRAKGDQDDVVVIADPGFNIWTQGPHAQRFVAQGNIAGLAPPTDASAPTDVTIPPFDGGLYDPSDGWQRDVGLRWATARWRDTAVPTADPDVLVGPPRLRRLAENERAESWRLLYVALTRAMDHLMIPLPRTFPGGRPRDRWLDSIRDGLRFPDGCTETYTLAPIESDPNSERIRIGVNDADLLARRHRKGSSTPLPEVAVRAPISDRLAPWVPRFVNPSTMYPLTKDKDRYALAHLLGEPLHTETNDVAEDLPLVFERMGPDEVGSCVHGVLTELVKREVSERAVRSMGDEVRDVFDEVVHEREPGIGVDERDGLFAFFSDVLDDFLESDLWARIAEAETVVVERPVDGLVSLGDVEIEVHGEADFLTVSPSGEIHVTDVKASLTDLTEETRRRYELQVAAYGYLFDRQEASAEPVRRTVETFGATRETVSSSWSPSIVERRLSMLTDD